The genomic stretch TGATCTTCATTTCCCGCTCGTTGAGCACACTGAGGGCGGCCATGACCGTTTCACGCATGTTGTCGTCGAAGAGGCTTTGCGCGGGATCGACCGCGTTTTGGTCGCCGATGATGTCGCCGAGCGAAGGCATGTCTTCGTCGGTGCCGGTGCTGGCATCGAGCGAGAGGGGTTGGAGGCCGGCGGCGCGGAGCTGGGCGATGCGGGTTTCCGAGACCGAGAGTTCCTCGGCCAGTTCGGTATCGTCCGGTTCGCGGCCGAGTTCCTCGGTCAGACGGTAGCTGAGGCGGCGCATTTTCTGGATCTTGTCCGAGACATGGACCGGGACGCGGATGGTTTTGCTCTGATTGGCGATGGCACGGCGCACGGCCTGCTTGATCCACCAGGAGGCGTAGGTGCTGAAGCGGTTGCCACGGCGGTGGTCGAATTTTTCCGCCGCACGCATGAGGCCGATGTTGCCCTCGGCGATGAGGTCCTCGAGGGGCATGCCGTAGCCGTTGTATTCCTTGGCGATTTTGACGACGAGGCGGAGATTGGCTTCCGTCATCTGGCGGAGGGCTTTTTTGTCGCCCTTCTGGATGCGCTTGGAAAGGGCGACCTCATCTTCGGCTTTGAGGAGGGAGAACTTTCCGATTTGTTCCAAGTAGGCTTGAAGGGAATTGCGAATGTCGGTGGTCATATGAGCTCCATTTTGAGATGAATGCGTAATTCTTATGTGATTATGACGCCCCGGGGGTGTTGTTTATTCAGAAAATTTGTATGGACTATGTATGCATCCAGTGAAGGCAAAAAGCTGTTTATGTAACAGGCACGTCGACAACCATTTCCATGAAATTTTATGTCAAACGACCCTGAGACTCAGTTGCTTTAGCCGTAAGAATTTGGTTTTTTTCATCACTTCGCACACAGAGGAGAGACTGTAGGAAACGAGTTGGGCGGCTATAAGGCATGATCCCCATATGGTGAGGGAGAATTCAACCCTGGGAATCATCGGGGCTGGTATCTTGCCGGGTCACTGCTGATCCCATGGCTTTTATAGTGTGCTGCTGTGCTCTTCATGGTTCACTCCCTGCAAAACGGATGAAAAATCCATCCAATCCATCAGAAGCAGAAGCGAGCTGGCGGCTTGTCGGGGCTACCG from Candidatus Methylacidiphilales bacterium encodes the following:
- a CDS encoding RNA polymerase sigma factor RpoD/SigA; protein product: MTTDIRNSLQAYLEQIGKFSLLKAEDEVALSKRIQKGDKKALRQMTEANLRLVVKIAKEYNGYGMPLEDLIAEGNIGLMRAAEKFDHRRGNRFSTYASWWIKQAVRRAIANQSKTIRVPVHVSDKIQKMRRLSYRLTEELGREPDDTELAEELSVSETRIAQLRAAGLQPLSLDASTGTDEDMPSLGDIIGDQNAVDPAQSLFDDNMRETVMAALSVLNEREMKIISLRFGLDGAKEQTLADIGKKFRVTRERIRQLQNSALSKLEKRITRDEEKAEAKGRMAGLKA